DNA from bacterium:
TTCCACATACCAAAAAGCGAATTAGAGATTAGTGAATTAGAGATTAGATTTTACTAATTCGCTAATTCGCTTAATTCACTAATTCACTAAATGGAATTTGGAATTTGTGATTTGGAATTTCAGAGCCCTATTTATGTCAAATTTCGATTAATAAGTGCTATAATGGTCACCGATTACCTGATTATCCTCCTCTACGGCGTATATAATATTACCTTATTTCTCCCGCGTTGTTTTGCCTCATAAAGGGCTTTATCTGCCTTGGCTAATAAGTCTTTTTCTGTTTCTATGCCAGGATTTGGATATGTAGAAACCCCCAGACTGGCAGATAATTGATGTGGGGTACCTTTGACAAATTCAATACTATTATTTGCAATATTAACCCGAATAGATTCAGCAATTGAGAAGGCTGTATTTTGGTCTGTCTCTGAAAAAACAACCGCAAACTCATCTCCACCAAATCGAGATAAAACACCTTTGTCTTTAATAGTGTCTTTAATTATATCCGAGATAGTTTTAATCAGTCGATTTCCTGCCTGGTGACCATAAGTATCATTGACATGTTTTAAGCGGTCGAAATCAAGCATCGTCAGGGATACTGGTTTATTATATTGTTTAGCAAAGGCAAATTCTTTTTGCAAATAGTCTTCAAAATATCTATAATTATAAACCTTAGTTAATTCATCTCGTTCGGCTAACTCTCGTATCTTAGCAAATAACCTTACTTTTTCAAGTGTTTCTGAGATTTGATTGGCAATAATCGTTAATAATCTTCTTTGTAATGGACTAAATGCATCTTCATTAAAACTGTTGAGTGCTATAAGTCCAATTATTTCATCTCGATGAGTTAAAGTGGCCATAAGTGTAGATTGAAACCGCTCTATTCCTACCCAGAATAACTCGGATGAGGTTCCTTCAGCTGTATGGTAGATTATTTTAAATTCTTTTTGGGGATATATCTCCGTCCATTTTTTCTCCACTCTGTTTTTGACATCCTGGATACACTCCGCATTTATAAAGCAAACTTGTTTTATCTCACTGATAATACGGTTATCATCTACAAGCAAATATGTTCCGGCATGATAATTAAAAAACGGTTGAATCTTATCCAATACCCAGCCAAGTATCTCCTGGGGCATTTTCATTAAAGGAATCTCACGAGAAATACTGTATAATATCCCTAATTCTTCTGTTTGTGCTTCTAATTCTTCCTTTTCTTTGATTAATTCCTCCTTTTCTTTTTCTAATCGCTCTTTTTCTTTAATGAGAATGTCTGTTTTTTTTGCCTTTTCTTCTAAGTTGGTCTTTTCTTTCGCCAGGAATATTTTTTCCTTTTCTAATACTTCTATTTCTTTTAATAATTTTTCTCTATCTTCTTCTTCTTCTGATACCTTTAGTTTTTCTTTCAGAAGCTCTTGTTTCACTCTAATTAATTCTTCTTTAACCCGTATCATTTCTTCTTTTTCTTTTAATTGGGTTTCTATATCAACCTTTTCTTTTATAAGTTCTTGTTTTGCCTCTTCTATTTCCTCCTTTTCTTTTATTTCCACTTCAATTTCTTCGGTAACCTTTTCCTTTTCCTCACTATAGTATTTCTTAGCATTTTTAACGGCAATCGCCGCATGACCACAGATTATCGAGAGTAGTTTCAAGTCTGTTTCATTAAAAGGTCTTCTTGTTTTCATATTATTAACATTGATGATACCAATTATTTCAGTGCCAATTTTTAAAGGGGCTGAAATTAGAGATTTAGTGTAGTATTTCGGGGAGCTTTTCTGGACATGAAATCGTGTATCTGATGTTATATCACCGACCAGCAAAGGCTCACCTGTTTTAGCCACATAACCTACCACACCTTTACCAACCTGTAATTTAGTTTTGGAAATATGTTCCTCATCCAGACCAATAGCGGCTTTGATAGTTATATCCTCTTTATTATCTTCAACTATCATCAATGAGGCAATTTCAGCGTTCATTGCCCTTGCTGTCAAATTCACTATCAATGGGTAAAGTTTCTTTGGTTCTAAAGTCAACATTAGACTTCGAGATTCTTCGAAGAGTTTATAAAATTCCGAGATGGCTTCAACTTCACCTTCTTTGCTGGATAGTTGTTGAAGTTTTATCTTTGAATCTATGGCTAACTGGGTCAACATAGCAACTAATTCTACATCCAATTCTAATCCTTCGACCGTTGTGGCTGGTATTTTAGTCAGGCTATCGGCAAAGGATTTTGCGTCTAAATTAAACTTTTTAATTACCTGGGCATAGTGTTCATGTCTTAAACTTGCATTTACGACCTGACAGCCACCAATTACGCCAATTAATGTTGAGTTACTGATTATTGGGCAGGTAGCCCCTAAAAATCCTGCATGACAGGGAAATACCGTAGAAACCTTATTATCCTGAGCATATTGAATAGAAGCAAGCCATGTTTCCTCACATTCCTTCTTGCCTTGTGGAGTAGTATAAATCATCCGACAATGTGGTTTCCAGTGTTCTTCACGAAATACAGATTTCCCTTCATTATTAACTATCCAGGAATAAGATAACCCTATTTTATTGAGTAAAACCTCTTTGGCTACAGTCCATTCTCGACTTTCTACAAAACTTTTTAAAATCTCATTATAATTCATTCTCTCCTCCCCCCTTTACTAATTTTGGAGTTAATTTAGCAATCCAAAATCGTAACTATTCACCGCAGAGACACAGAGAAAAAATTAAAATCTATTGGCTATACGCTTAATTCCATCTCTTAGAACAGAAATATTAAAATTGATCAATAAACCTATTCTTTTATTCATCATTTTTAGATAGGTTAAAAGTTGAGCTTCGTGAATCGGAAGTAGTTGCTCAACTGCTTTTAATTCTACGATAACTTTTTTTTTCAACTAAAAGATCTATCCGGTATCCACAATCGAATTTAAATCCTTTTTTCTCTGTTCCTCTGCGTCTCTGCGGTGAATAGTTACCCAAAATCTATCGTGCCCCTTGTTTTCTTAAAATAACTAATAAAGTTCTTAGCATAATTTTAAAGTCCAAAAATAAGGTGTAATTATTGATATAAAGGATATCATAAAGGGCTTTAATTTGTGCCGGGATATCATAAGGGGCATTTATCTGAGATAATCCTGTAATTCCCGGTCTAACCTTGAATCTCAGTTGATAGCCAGGAATAGTCTTTTTAAATATCTCCACAAATTCCGGTCGTTCTGGCCTTGGACCAACTAAACTCATCTGTCCCCGCAGGACATTAAAAAGATTAGGTAATTCATCAAATCTGAAGAACCGAAGTGTTCTACCAAATTTAGTTATTCTCTCATCATTTATGGTTGCCAGAATTGGTCCTGTTTTGTCTTCCGCTCCAACATACATCGTTCGGAATTTCCATATCTTATATCTTTCTTCGCCTTTACCTACCCTTTCCTGTCGATAAAAAATAGGTCCTTTTGAATCTAATTTAATCAGAATGATAATGATTGGCAAAAACGGTAAAAATAGAATTAAAGCACTAACTGAAATGAAAATGTCCATTAATCGTTTTATGGTTCTATTCCAGCCAGAGATAGGTTCTAAACTTAATTCAACTAAAGGCACTGCCTCTAACTGGATACTACCTATTTTACTAATAACCGCTTCATATACATCGGGAATAGTTTTAAATCTGATTTTATTTTCATGATTTAAGATTGTATCCCACAATTTTGGATTTGAGGTATGTTCTACCGTAACTATAACTTCATCAACATCTTTTTCATAAACAGTTTTTATCAGGTCATCATAATCTCCTAAGACATTAGCACTTTTATTTACCTTCTTTTCCCCGATAAATCCGATTAATTCATAACCTGAGTGTGGATGTCTATTTATTTCTGAGGCAACTGCAGTTGCTTTGTCATTTGTTCCGACGATTAAAACTCTTTTAATCGGCCGATGTATCTCTTTCGCTATAACTCGCCAGCCAGTCAATGATAAGGTGTTTATTATCCAGGAAATAGCAAATACAGATGTAGGAAATGCAATCGCTATATTTTTACTGGCAAAAGATATAGCCATAATTATCAATGTGCCAAATGATACTGCTTTAAAGGTATTATTTTGAATATCATCTATCTTACGCCAATTGGGTAAGCCAAAGGCATAGATGGATAAAAGCATAGCCAGGGTAAAGGGGATACACATAGATTGATATGCCTCAAAATTAGATTGAGGGAGTCTTCCTCCGAATTTAATTAAGAAGGCAAAAATTATCCCGATGTTAATTAAGATAGCATCAAATATTAATGAAAATATCTGTGTTATTCCTCTCATTTCTTTTCATTTTATATAATACATTAAAATCTTCAAGATGTCAAGATTTTTTTCGTAAAGAACCTGTGTGCTTACGGTATCCTTCTAAACCGTGTATTTGCCAGAATTATCTCGGCTAATAAAAGTAATATCCCCGGGAAAAGAAAATATCCAAATATCTCTTTATATTTCATATACTCCTTAACCTTTATTTTTGTCTTTTCCATTTTACCAATATCTTCGTATATTTGACTTAATTTGCGTTCATTAGTTGCGCGGAAAAATTTGCCATCAGTAATATTTGCGATGGTTTTAAGTGTATCTTCATCAACTTTGGTCAGTAACAGGCTACCATCAGGATTACGGGCGTATATTTTACCAAATATGGGGTGGTCAACAGGTATTGGTGCACCACCTTTCTTGCCGACACCAATGGTATAAATCCTTACATTCATTGCCTGGGCGATACGGGCTGAGGTTATTGGGTCAATTTTACCACAATTATTTACTCCATCAGTAAGAAGGATTACAATTTTACTTTTCGCCTGTGAATCTTTTAATCTATTGACACAATTAACTAACGCCATTCCAATGGCTGTGCCATCCTCAATCATCCCAATATTGACCTGGTTTAATAGGCTCAATAATGTTCCATAATCCAGGGTTAATGGGCATTGAGTAAAACTTTGCGAGGCAAAAACTACCAATCCTAATCTATCGTTTTTTCTCCCTTTAACAAATTCACGGATGACTTGCTTGGCTGACTTGATTCTATTTTGAGGTTTAAAATCTTCTGCTTGCATACTCCCGGAGATATCCACGGCTAAAATAATATCCACCCCTTCAGTTAAAATCTCTCCTTCAGTTCTACATAGTTGTGGTCTGGCAACAGAGATAATGATTAAAATAAGACACAATAATCGGAGAATGAACACACAATGTTTATATTTCAAAGATTTAGATGGGGGAATCTCTTTTAAAACTTGCAGGTCAGAAAACTTTATGTTTGCTCCTTTCCTTCTCTTGATATAATTCAAAATCAGTAATGGGATGATAAAGAGTAAGTAGAAAAACTCAGGATTAGCAAATTTCATTATAGTTTAGCCTTTCGTAACCGTTCAGGTAATCCTTTACCGCAGAGACGCAAGAGTTCGCAGAGAGGAAAATATCTTTTTTTTTCGTGTTTTTCGCGTTTTTCGGTGTTTAAAAAGGCTTAAAAACAGTTAGTCGAAAGTCCGTATTAAAAGATTAGTAAATAA
Protein-coding regions in this window:
- a CDS encoding diguanylate cyclase, giving the protein MNYNEILKSFVESREWTVAKEVLLNKIGLSYSWIVNNEGKSVFREEHWKPHCRMIYTTPQGKKECEETWLASIQYAQDNKVSTVFPCHAGFLGATCPIISNSTLIGVIGGCQVVNASLRHEHYAQVIKKFNLDAKSFADSLTKIPATTVEGLELDVELVAMLTQLAIDSKIKLQQLSSKEGEVEAISEFYKLFEESRSLMLTLEPKKLYPLIVNLTARAMNAEIASLMIVEDNKEDITIKAAIGLDEEHISKTKLQVGKGVVGYVAKTGEPLLVGDITSDTRFHVQKSSPKYYTKSLISAPLKIGTEIIGIINVNNMKTRRPFNETDLKLLSIICGHAAIAVKNAKKYYSEEKEKVTEEIEVEIKEKEEIEEAKQELIKEKVDIETQLKEKEEMIRVKEELIRVKQELLKEKLKVSEEEEDREKLLKEIEVLEKEKIFLAKEKTNLEEKAKKTDILIKEKERLEKEKEELIKEKEELEAQTEELGILYSISREIPLMKMPQEILGWVLDKIQPFFNYHAGTYLLVDDNRIISEIKQVCFINAECIQDVKNRVEKKWTEIYPQKEFKIIYHTAEGTSSELFWVGIERFQSTLMATLTHRDEIIGLIALNSFNEDAFSPLQRRLLTIIANQISETLEKVRLFAKIRELAERDELTKVYNYRYFEDYLQKEFAFAKQYNKPVSLTMLDFDRLKHVNDTYGHQAGNRLIKTISDIIKDTIKDKGVLSRFGGDEFAVVFSETDQNTAFSIAESIRVNIANNSIEFVKGTPHQLSASLGVSTYPNPGIETEKDLLAKADKALYEAKQRGRNKVILYTP
- a CDS encoding sugar transferase — translated: MRGITQIFSLIFDAILINIGIIFAFLIKFGGRLPQSNFEAYQSMCIPFTLAMLLSIYAFGLPNWRKIDDIQNNTFKAVSFGTLIIMAISFASKNIAIAFPTSVFAISWIINTLSLTGWRVIAKEIHRPIKRVLIVGTNDKATAVASEINRHPHSGYELIGFIGEKKVNKSANVLGDYDDLIKTVYEKDVDEVIVTVEHTSNPKLWDTILNHENKIRFKTIPDVYEAVISKIGSIQLEAVPLVELSLEPISGWNRTIKRLMDIFISVSALILFLPFLPIIIILIKLDSKGPIFYRQERVGKGEERYKIWKFRTMYVGAEDKTGPILATINDERITKFGRTLRFFRFDELPNLFNVLRGQMSLVGPRPERPEFVEIFKKTIPGYQLRFKVRPGITGLSQINAPYDIPAQIKALYDILYINNYTLFLDFKIMLRTLLVILRKQGAR
- a CDS encoding VWA domain-containing protein, with translation MKFANPEFFYLLFIIPLLILNYIKRRKGANIKFSDLQVLKEIPPSKSLKYKHCVFILRLLCLILIIISVARPQLCRTEGEILTEGVDIILAVDISGSMQAEDFKPQNRIKSAKQVIREFVKGRKNDRLGLVVFASQSFTQCPLTLDYGTLLSLLNQVNIGMIEDGTAIGMALVNCVNRLKDSQAKSKIVILLTDGVNNCGKIDPITSARIAQAMNVRIYTIGVGKKGGAPIPVDHPIFGKIYARNPDGSLLLTKVDEDTLKTIANITDGKFFRATNERKLSQIYEDIGKMEKTKIKVKEYMKYKEIFGYFLFPGILLLLAEIILANTRFRRIP